The Rutidosis leptorrhynchoides isolate AG116_Rl617_1_P2 unplaced genomic scaffold, CSIRO_AGI_Rlap_v1 contig450, whole genome shotgun sequence genome includes the window CTCGTCGCGGAGATTGATTTGATTTTAGTTTATCCTCGTCGCAGAGATTGATTTTATCTTAGTTTCTACTCGTCGCGGAGATTGATTTGATTTTAGTTTATCCTCAACACGGCGATCGATTTGATTTAAGTTTATTCTCGTCGCGGAGATTTTCTTTGAAATTTTTATTTATCCTCGTTGTGGAGGTTGATTTGATTTTACTTTATCATCGTCGTGGAGTTTGTTGTGAATTCAGTTTATCCTCATCGTGAAGACTGATTCGATTTTAGTTTATCCTCATCGTGAATATTGATTACGTTTTAGTTTATTCTCGTTgcggatattgatttgatgttttTTTTTCGAAATTCCTCCATGTATATCATATTTAGACGagctttattttctttttattttttttgaactcGTGGATGGCATAGATTGATCGACTGGAAACTCTACAATTCAGTTTGGTGTGTAATTCAACTTGGCTGGCATCGAATTAGAGGCCCTATCTCCCAATTGTTTGACTTTCGAATTCAATATAGGCAAGGTGGTTGTGCTTTACTGCATTTTAGTTATTTGAAGGGTTGAACTCGTTTTGTTCTCTCTTCGTTGAACGACACAAACGTAGCAAAGTAGATATTTTTTTTGTTTCTCCTCTTCTTGACGATAATATGTTCACTGCATTGTCTCTTCTCCTCTTTTTTGTTCGATTCACTTTTAACTGTCGATAGGTTTTGTGTAGAGTTACTTTCGGCTCCTAGTTCGGGTATGTTTAAATAGAAGCTATCATGGAAAAATTATTCACCAtacttcttcttctccttcactCTATACGGTAGTATGATGGTTTgaattttgttttatatatataatcaggTACCATGGAATCCTTGTTAGAGAAACTGATATTTTGAGCTTTACTTTGGCATTGAAACTCCATTGTTAGGAGTTTATAATTTTCTTTCTTCGAAAATTCTCATGTTTGGTAAACCTAAAAAATAATTTTTTAAATTGGTCTGTGGTCGTGTCAAATAACCTCGAGACAGTATATTTGAGTGTCAATGAGTCTCCGAACGGCATCAACCAGATCTCTGGACGATGTCAACTGAGTCAATTATGTTTCTGGACTATGACAACTGGGTCTCCGGACGATGATAACTAGGTCTCCAAATGATGACAAGAGTCAACTAGGTCTTTGGACTATGACAACTGGGTCTCCGAATGATGTCAACTAGGTTTCTGACTATGACAACTGGGTCTCTGAATGATGTCATATGAATCGATTTCTGTGATTGTACTCAAAATATGAAATCTTGAGTTGCCTACATATCTTCACTAAGAAGAATCAAGTCATCACGTAGTTCATGGGTAATAACCTCGATTTCCCTCGCAATTAAACAATTTAGTCTCATGTTTAGGAGGATGGATTATGATGATTTGGATGATTTTTTAACTACACTTAGTGTAGAAACCCCAAGCTGCCTACATGTCTTTACGAAGAAAAATCAAGTCAACACGTAGTTTCCGGTAATGCCCTCGGCACATAGCAAAAGAGCGTGTcactatttttttagtttttttatttGACAATTTTTTCTCACAACGCCATTTTTGGTATTCATTGCAAGTTGGCTCTCGTGTAGATAGTGTCATTTTACGAGGTTTTTGCCGTTTACCATAAACTCATGAGATGATTGATAAAATGATAATGGGGATGTGACTAAACCCCTTTTTTTAGGCTACCTACGTATCTTCACGGAGAAGAATCAAGTCAGGCGTAGTTCATTTTGTCCCTAATGCTTAGCCGAGGGATTCCTTGATCTTCTTTCAAGGCTAGTATCGCTTGAAAATTTTGTTATTTATTAGGCTAAAATCGACAACAACTTTTTTTACTTCATATTCATCATAATATTTTTGCCACTGATGTAGAGCAGAGGTGACTATGTCATATTCATGCATCCATTCCTTACTGAGCAACATGTCGTAAGTTGTCTCAGAATTGATCACTTGGGATGTCACTACCGATTACATTTCTCCGAACAATAGGTTCAAGGAAATATTTCGTGTGACTAACTACTCTCCTTGATTAAAACCCCGAATTTTTAAATAATTGCCCTTGAGTCCACCTGTGGGGATGCCTAATTCTTCTATCATTCACATTGGCATGATGTTCACTATTTACCCATTGTCAACCAAGATCTTCTTAATGTGACGCTTTCGGATGTATTCATGTGATTGGCATTTCTTTGCGCTATCTTCCTCTGTCACTTGGCAGCACTATCTTAAAACATGTTGGCAGCAGTGATTACTTTCATTTCCCAAAGAGTTTGTCTTTATTTCTAATTTCGTCATGGAAAATAGAACCATCTCAGAATCTACTCGATGTCACACGTCCAACTTATCTTTTATCTTAACCATTAGAGAAGGAGTCGTCAAGAGTTCAACGGGCTGACATGTGCCGAACTGTACCTTTTTTCACGTTGTTGGTGAAGTAACCTCGATAGATATATAGTTTGTTGTATCAATATCTTCATTAACTAAAAAATTTCCTTCTTCAATTAGGGCCTGAAGTTTTTCTTTGAGGACAAAGCACTTTTCCGTAGCATTTCCAATGAGACGATGATATTTACAATATGGTCGTTCGTCGTTTTCTATACTGACTTCTTCCATCTGTCGAGATTGTTGGAGCTCAATGATATTTTCTTCTAAATAGTTGACAAGCATCCTCTCGACCTCATTGTTGGAAAAAGAATAAAATTTATTAAGCTTCTCCTCAAACTCTAGCTTCAAATTCCTCTATTGTAGTAACTTATCTCATCCTCCCTTCCAGTATGAATATGTTGTTTTGGTTGATTTAGATGTCGTTGAGGCAATGGTCAGCATCCCTACTTTGACTTTGATTTGTGTAAGTATCTCGTTGCCCTTGTCGATTGGGATGATCCCTCCTTAGCACTTAGCTTCAAATCTTCATCTGCTTTGGAAGCTTTAATATTGTGAACTCTTGGAACGACTACGGACATGCTCCCCCTTCAACTACTTATTATCTTACTTAGCTTCCAATGTTTTACACATCTTCATAGCTTCCATCTCCGAGATTGACTCTTCACAATCTAAACTTAGAGTTTTCTACCTTTTGACGTATTCATGGACATGCTCCCCCTTCAACTACTTATTATCTTACTAGCTCAGACTTAGAAACAGTCCTCTTGATGACATAAAAGTTTTATATAAATGCTGATTACATTTGGTCCGAAGAGTCGATGGATCCAGCCTTGAGTTTGGTGTACCGGTTGAACGCGCTTTCACGAAGGGACTAGACAAATTGTTTTCCAGGaatgtcgattacatttgttgatgGAAGTTTCCATAAATTTTTGCAAAGTGGTGAGTTGCTTATCTTAGACCACATTTGCCATCATTACGTTAAAACTTGAAAAGCCTCTGAAAGATCAACATTGTCTGAATTTTACACATTGTCCTCTTCGGCGGTAGGCTCCAAGTCACCTTCGTCTTCTTCTCCAGCAAGCATGTCTTCCTTACCCACGACAGGCTTCGAGTGCCCTTTGTCTTCTTTTCCAGTAACTAGGTCCTCATGTTCCGTGATATGCTTGAAGTCCATTTTTTCTTCTTTTCCAGCAAGCATGCCATCCTCTTTAATGATAGGCTCTGAATGGCCTTCTTCTTCCTCTTCAGCTAACTGGTCCTCTCGACATTTGCAATTTGGAATGGTGGGTGGTCTTCAGCAAGCTTTTCCACAAGAGACAAACATTGCATCTTCCAGGTCTTCAAATTTCTAGACTTGAAAGTGTGGCCGTTACTCCTAGAGCGGAGAGAGGATTACTTTCTTTAAGATGAGATGTGGGTGTGACTCACTCAACATCACTCACCTCAGCAGGCGAGTTAGTAACAAAAGTAACATATTTGTCCCTTCCTTGACGAGGCTCCTCGTGGGATATGGATGGGTGATAGGTGGTGCGGTTTTGACCACCTTCGAATAGTTCTTTGTTTTTTTTGACACCAATTGGTGTAGAAGTTAATTTGACAGGGTCTCTCCTAGTCTTAGAAAGAGTGTCGCCATCAGTTTTGGTCGACCTTGCTATCGATTCTTTGGAGGAAGCTTTCCCTCCGTATGTCTTTTTCTTTGCTGGCTTTCGTGGCGCTATATAAATTTTTGTTAGATGAAAGATGAGAAGTTGAATTTGTCCCACCGGACGTGCCAATAAGTAAACACGAAAAAAACAAAGTGGAAAAGCATAATATTCGGCATAAACAAGATAATtgaaattaaatatttttattaatctcAATAACAGTATATGCGATTGTGGGGTTACAGATTCAATGAATTCCTCTAATTAACATTGACAAGAGTATTATTTGAGTTTTCAAACTTTTGATGATTACGTCTTTAGACCTTGTGTATCGGTATGAAGAAAACGGTGGTGGTACGGCTGGCGGATCATTGGAGCTTAGTTCACTTGACGACAGCAGCTGTAGAATTTGAGAGAGTTTTTATACATATCCAAAGGTGTCTTCCTCTTTTGACATAGACTAGGTCATCTATTTATAGCCTGAGAGGGGAACTCATTATTTTGGAGCCTCTCTTGTCATTTAAATTTCAAATTCTTAACCACATCCTCCATATCAGAAGAAGATATCTCTATTTTATTCTTCACGTGTTAATCTTTCTTTGACATTCTGTCAATATTAGACTTGATCCTCCTACGTGATGGGCCGAATGGGCTTTAGAAGTTGTCTAAGAacatgttttgtggttgatatttgtATGTTTGTGGCCTAATGACTCTCTAGTAAGGCAAGAGGGTTTGCGGTAGGGCAGTAAGGTCTTCGGTAGGGCAAAAGGGCCTCCAGTAGGGCATGAATAATCTCTGTGTTTCTGGCATTCTTTAACCAATTACACCCTGAAATTACATGTGATTCAATTTCATTGATCGAAATAAGTTGTTTAATGCATACATAGAACGATacctaaaatgataaataaaatgaaaataatatGTTTTCATCATCAGACCGATGGAGACAATGTCTATCGGAGAATTTCTTGTGAGGTACATGGGTACACCCGATACCATTTAAGTAATCCGTTGTGGTGCGTATGCTTCGTAGTGAAGAATTGGAGATAAAATATCTAAAGTTTTCTTTCTTTCTTTGATCTTTTGATGTCACAAAGTTTTTATTGCATAAATCTACAAACAAAAAGATTCAACTTATGTAAAAGCTAGTGACATTTTAGCAGTAAATCTTCAAATAATTATTCTATCAATGGATGTATTGTCTCAAATATAAATTTAGTGTAACTTACTTAATTGTTTACATCAACAATTTAGCACCCCAATAATTTAAAACGTACACCTGTATTTCTGgaaataatgatgatgaaaagTTAGTTACTACACAATGACAGTGCGTACAATATGGCGGAATTTTCTACAAATTACCATCTTCATGTTAATGTTGTGCAATCATGAATCCCTGCTTAAGCTTAGCAGGGAAATCTGTAAAGCTGTATTCGATCTACCCCTTTTTTAGTTGAATCCTTTCGTCAACTCACTACAAGAAATTGCTTTACCTAATTAAGAAAGACTTCCAATGGAATAAATGATCATCCACGCAAAAACATTGATTCCTTTTCATCGTACATTTTTCTTCACCTTTATTAATATACGGCTTACAAGTTGCGTCTTTCGTAAAATttcacaaaataataataataaaaattttacttATTTCTGGAAATAAGTGATCGATCGAGGTCCCCTCATAGTAATATTGATTGAAGCTCACAAAAGTGACATGTTTGAAGCACATTAATTGTGCCAACTCTACCAATTGTATCTTGATCACGTCCTTCTTAATTAATTcccacaaaaaaataaaaaataaaaatacaatgcATGAAATATGGATTTACAATTATAAAATCTCATTTTCAATAAAGATttaatgcatgtatgtatgtatgtgtgtaaaGGTAGATTACTGTATAGTCTTATTTTGACGTATTCTATATAACATTTAATAAGATAATTATTTCGTGTAGCTAATTTAAAACATGTGCGCTACGTACGATAATGGCTTCCAGTGTTATGAATTATGATAATTTGACATAATTATAACTTAAAGACTGTTATTGAATTCTACTTCCGTCCTaaaatggtgtatatatatatattaataaattaataaaggAAGTTAATTATAAGTAAGCTATTATAGTATATAATCAGAAATGACACAGTACATAAAATTTTAACCAAGCTAATTACTACGTAGTATTTTAATtcccaaaaaaataaaataaaggaaaaGAAACACAAGGATCTTATAAATTTGTTGCCGGAAAAATTACGGGACCAAAAGGTACAAACTGAATTATTAGAAAATGTACGTAATAAGAGATTGTAATATCAAGATCGAGTCTTGATTCGAAGTAAAAAACCTGAATAATTGTATTTTAGTATATAGATTAATGGTGTATAAGAAGCTCGATTGTCTCCATCCCGATGCTAATTATCTAATGCAAAAGTCCACATCTGCATTTAACTCACAATGACTTCTCTTCACTTATTTTTCTATTTCTCCCTCTCTAGCTAGCTAGGGCACTACGTGTAACTTGCCCATTGGTCAAAGAATTTTGTTTCTTGGCATGAAATTGTAAAATTAAAAGTTTTATATGATATTAtgcatctaattaatctctcttcgattctcaaaataataattttttcttGACTAAATGATTAAAGTATTTTCACATGACGTCATAAATTTACTTTTTGAAAGATCAAATTTTTTatgaataaattattatattagatatataaaaaaattaatttcTTTTTTCTGTTGGGATATCCAATCTTAGACTCACAAATATTTCACCGAAAGGTCAATAAAGCTTTCACATGTTTCCCTCTTGCTTATATAATTTCCCCCGAAAGAAAGGATCTCCATAATTTTTTCTTACTTGATTTGTATGCAAGAATTACGTGACACCTTTCCCATTCTTACTTATATGGCCATTATTTGTTCTTTCACTTTTCAGTAAACATACACAAATTAGAGAAATAAAATGTATATTAATGGCTTTGAGTATGTTTATAATCACATggaaattaattaaaaccctatatGTCACGGCAAAAAGGTATACACTAGTATAGTATAATATACAGCTAGCTAGGCCGGCTCACAATTAATTAATttcaataattatatataaagaccATGATTCATAATTTATTTCTGTACTGAATTATTGCTTTCAAGATTTATTTATCATAAAGAACAAAAAAATATTGAACTCAAATTCTGTGGTGGTAATTTGAAATTAAGCGTACGTGTGGCCTATTAGTTTTAGCTAGGTTACATTTTGTTAGGTTGAACGTAATTTACATTTTCTGATCGTTCCTAATTAATGAATAGAAAAGAGATTTGTGAATTTCTCTAGTCTAGCCATTAAGGGAGGTTCTATCAAATATTTGGATTTTTCTTCTCGCTTTCACAAGTATTTTCTTCTCAAAGAAATATCTACATGCTACCATATGCAttcattaaattaattaaactatttCATTATTTTACCATTTTAACATAAAAAAGAACTACACTCATGATCATGAGAGATACAAATCAACAAAGAATTATATATGCTTAACTCAATTAGATTAGAGAGACTCATCTAATCATACATTCCAAATTCTTGGAAGATTAATTAAACAATAATTGATTAGTTCTTTTTCCATTTTGGCCCAATTTGCCATTGATCAATAGCTTTGCCATTGATCATCAAAAGCTTAAACTAATTAAAGCAATAAAAGGAAACACATAGCAATTAGAATATTACGCTAGAATATTGAAGAAAGTTCCATCATCTCTTCCACATGACTAGTTGTTTCATCATCCAACAACAACTTCTCAAGAAATGTGAATGGAGCATTGCCTTCTGACTTCTGTTTCCTCTCCAGCGCCGCGGAAACCTGAAAAATCTTGTCTTCAATCGCGGAATTGAGCTGCTGATCTTTCGCGTGCAAAGAAGTAGAATTATTGGACTTATCCCATCCCGCATTGTTCAAATTATGATCAAATGACAAAATTGACTCAAATTCCTCATGTGAAATCATCTGATCATCGGCTCTTCCTCCACGCTTCTCCTCTTCCTCCTCCGATTTAGGCTGTTTGTAGCTACGGAGAGAGGTGTTATCCGCATTATTATCATCAGactttggtgatgatgatttcatccaTCCTTGAAGAAGACGAGAAATGTTTTCAGTGCTCGAAGCATAAGTAGAGGACTGATGATTTGGCATTGGAGTAGAGAAATCTAAGCTTTTCGACTCATGATCACATGATAGTATAGAATGATGACTGGTGGTTGAATCTAGTTGATTTTGGGGGTCCAAATTAATTGATTGAAACTTGCTGAGTTTCTTCTTCAAGTGTGTATTCCAGTAATTTTTAATGTCATTATCTGTTCTCTGTGGAAGATATGTAGCAATTGCTGCCCATCTGTCCATCAATATATATAGCATGAAAAAAATCACTATTATTCATACACAACATGCACTATTTAATTAGAAAAGGTATATGATTAACAATTTATTTTATATACAATTGTATGATGATCAGATAAAATAAATTCAATATGTAAaattaaagtaattaatttaataattaggAGGGTAATTGAATTAATTACTTGTTACCCAACAAGGCTTGTAAGTGAATTATCATTCCTTCTTCTTGAGGAGTGAAGTTTCCTCTCTTGATTCCTGGCCTTAGGTAGTTAGTCCATCTAAGCCTACAACTTTTGCTGCACCTTAACAATCCTTTTAAAAAAAAAGAATATGACAATATCAATCCCACAATATAGCATCATGCATGATTGGTTTATTGATATTTTTAGTGGAGAATAGGTGTACAATACTAAAAACAAGTACTTATATATGCATAGATCAAAACATAAAAAATGAAAGAGTTAGAATTTACCAGTATTTGTAGGCACAGATCTCCAATTACCAGGACCATGTTGTTGAATGTAAGAAACTAAGATGATGTCTTCTTCAGGTGTCCATGGACCTTTCTTTATCCCAATTTTGTCACAGCATGGAGGTCTTCCCATGGCTTCTTCCCACCTAGctagttaatatatataatttatctctctctctctaactcAGCCTCTAAACTTCCATGGAGCTTTCAAATAGtagacatatatacatacatatgtttgtacacatacatatatatttgtatatacatgcatatatatacatacaaagtgACTTTGAGATCTACCAAAATGCTGAGTCACCTGATCACTTATTTACTAACTTTGTTTATTTTTCTCAACAATGTTATATTTATTCTGAATTATCTACTCTCTAATTAATTGTCACATTTTTacgtaaaatatataaaataatagtagTGATAATTAATTAGGGacggaagatatatatataaatttttttagtAATGTTTTCTTGTGACTAAGTTGAAGTTATCATGGATTTTTAAGGAAAAAAAAGTCGAACATACCACATTCAAAATTACAATCACTAACACATGTCATATTTTCATTTAATATTCTTTCCGTCTCTCGATACATGTTTTTTAAGATGTTGATGGAATaagataaaataaaaaatataccaTATTTCATCATATTTTGATCTAAATTATACATGAAAATAATTTATTTTATgacaaaataaaaggtcaaaaaaatatatatattgagtgATGGAGGAGGGAGTAATTTTTTATCACGTAAAATTGGGGACATATAATAtgatcattttttttcttctaattGTTATTTTTTAGTTTACATGTAAGTCAATATAAAAAGCAAGTGTCAACTAAGAATGTCTTCTTCGTGTTTTTTTTCTTTACTTTGTTTTTTATTCCTTTTAATTTCCTGGCTCACATGATAGCACTTGATAATCATGGGCAGGCATCTTCAATGTTGTTTTTCTTTGTTGTTGTTTCTTTCTCTTCTTATGAGGTTCCCAAATTAAATGCTTTACGTATTATTGGGCTCGATATATAAAATTACGCACATTCCCCAGTCTGCTATTTTTACACAATTACtttaaaagaaagaaagaaagaaagcaaGTTTAATTCAACCATTATTTTTAATTGAAATTTAAATTTTTTACCTAACAAACTAAACTTGATAATAAATAAGACTCGATTCTGAACTGATCAGCCCTGTGAAAAACTTTGAAAAATGTTTATCATTGAGAAAATAAATTAACTGAACTGACCTGACCTCCATCAGATGAAACTAAtcaaatttagtttacttttttgTTGAAATTGAATTGAGACTCCTGAATTAAAGAAAGAGGAATGATTTGCATAGAGACCTAACATGCGATTAATATAGAGACTCATTAAACGATGACATGTGGcgtaaaaaaatttaaattttgattttatttctttaattttaaaataaaaataataaaaatatttgatTTAGTGACACATATCACCATATTATGAGTCACTATattaatctctatattaaatcactATCAGAATCATTTCTCTAAAGAAACTTGGACGTATTGATTCCATCTCCGAAGAAACCCGGCCGTTTCATGTTAATTGTTACAGCCTTTAACTAAACTACGCTAGAAACATAATTGCCAAGCTTAGAAAATTGCTATGTTCCGAGAAGAAGAATAATTAAGATTGTTTAGAAAAATATTGATGAAAGGTTGTTAAAAGATTGAAAACAAAATGTTGCAAGGAACACTAGATCCTGGAGAAACAAACAGTAAAATCGGAggaccaaaatgttgaaattcgagTGAGGCATTGATCTTAATTTACCTTCTCTGTCATTTACATCATTTCTGTTATTGATTTAATTCACCCAAAATATCTGCCACTAAAGACCTAAACT containing:
- the LOC139883794 gene encoding transcription factor MYB60-like, encoding MGRPPCCDKIGIKKGPWTPEEDIILVSYIQQHGPGNWRSVPTNTGLLRCSKSCRLRWTNYLRPGIKRGNFTPQEEGMIIHLQALLGNKWAAIATYLPQRTDNDIKNYWNTHLKKKLSKFQSINLDPQNQLDSTTSHHSILSCDHESKSLDFSTPMPNHQSSTYASSTENISRLLQGWMKSSSPKSDDNNADNTSLRSYKQPKSEEEEEKRGGRADDQMISHEEFESILSFDHNLNNAGWDKSNNSTSLHAKDQQLNSAIEDKIFQVSAALERKQKSEGNAPFTFLEKLLLDDETTSHVEEMMELSSIF